The following proteins are encoded in a genomic region of Oreochromis aureus strain Israel breed Guangdong linkage group 8, ZZ_aureus, whole genome shotgun sequence:
- the ppm1bb gene encoding protein phosphatase 1bb isoform X1 produces the protein MGAFLDKPKTEKHSAHGEGNGLRYGLSSMQGWRVEMEDAHTAVVGLPHGLTDWSFFAVYDGHAGSRVANYCSGHLLEHILSGGAEFASGPSSVEGVKDGIRSGFLNIDEYMRSFSDLRQGLDRSGSTAVCVLLSPTHLYFINCGDSRAVLSRDSKVGFSTQDHKPCNPREKERIQNAGGSVMIQRVNGSLAVSRALGDYDYKCVDGKGPTEQLVSPEPEVCVLERVAEGDEFIVLACDGIWDVMSNEELCEFVHSRLLVCDDLEKVCNSVVDTCLHKGSRDNMSVVLVCFSAAPKISEEAVKKEEELDKYLETRVEELMGNCGEAGVPDLVSVLRSIASENIPNLPPGGGLASKRSVIEAVYNRLNPHREEEGACAGGEEEEESEEGGGSTAAHLLEALRQFRMHHRGQYRSVLEESLATYHLRGESAIERAGERRRTTDDCDNQDEPASPPSPPSPPPSPAIAELEASQDEPIPKSDPSSD, from the exons ATGGGTGCATTCCTGGACAAGCCGAAGACGGAGAAACACAGTGCCCACGGTGAGGGCAATGGGCTGCGTTACGGCCTGAGCTCCATGCAAGGCTGGAGGGTGGAAATGGAGGACGCCCACACAGCTGTGGTGGGCCTTCCCCATGGACTCACCGACTGGTCTTTCTTTGCTGTCTACGATGGCCACGCTGGCTCCCGGGTGGCCAACTACTGTTCTGGTCACCTGCTGGAGCACATCTTGTCAGGAGGGGCTGAATTTGCTTCAGGACCCAGCTCCGTGGAAGGCGTGAAAGACGGCATCCGCTCTGGCTTCCTGAACATTGACGAGTATATGCGCAGCTTCTCTGACCTGCGGCAGGGCCTGGACCGCAGCGGATCAACAGCAGTATGCGTGTTGCTCAGCCCGACCCACCTCTACTTCATTAACTGCGGTGACTCACGGGCTGTGCTTAGTCGAGACAGCAAGGTGGGCTTCTCCACCCAAGACCACAAGCCCTGCAACCCACGTGAAAAAGAGCGCATCCAGAATGCTGGCGGCTCAGTCATGATCCAGAGGGTAAACGGTTCCCTGGCTGTGTCCCGGGCTCTGGGGGACTACGACTACAAATGTGTGGATGGTAAGGGCCCCACGGAGCAGCTGGTGAGCCCCGAGCCAGAGGTATGTGTGTTGGAGCGGGTAGCCGAAGGAGACGAGTTTATAGTCCTGGCGTGCGATGGGATCTGGGATGTCATGTCCAACGAGGAGCTGTGTGAGTTTGTCCACTCACGACTTCTGGTGTGTGACGACCTTGAAAAGGTCTGTAACTCAGTGGTGGACACCTGCTTGCATAAG GGGAGCAGGGACAATATGAGTGTGGTGCTGGTGTGTTTCTCCGCGGCTCCCAAGATCTCAGAGGAGGCTGTGAAGAAGGAAGAGGAATTGGATAAATACTTGGAAACCCGTGTTGAGG AGCTTATGGGAAACTGTGGAGAGGCTGGAGTCCCTGACCTGGTATCTGTCCTAAGGAGCATTGCCTCAGAGAACATCCCCAACCTTCCCCCTGGTGGAGGCCTGGCCAGCAA gcgGAGTGTGATCGAGGCGGTGTACAATAGGCTGAACCctcacagagaagaagaaggg GCCTGTGCggggggagaggaggaggaggagagtgagGAGGGAGGTGGCAGCACGGCAGCTCATCTGCTGGAGGCTCTTCGGCAGTTCCGCATGCACCACCGGGGGCAGTACCGCTCGGTGTTGGAGGAGTCCCTGGCTACCTACCATCTGCGGGGGGAGAGCGCTATTGAGAGAGCAGGGGAGAGAAGGAGGACGACCGACGACTGTGACAACCAGGACGAACCtgcctcccctccctctcccccttCGCCCCCGCCCTCACCCGCCATTGCAGAGCTGGAGGCCAGCCAAGACGAGCCCATCCCAAAGTCTGATCCCTCTTCTGACTGA
- the ppm1bb gene encoding protein phosphatase 1bb isoform X2 yields MGAFLDKPKTEKHSAHGEGNGLRYGLSSMQGWRVEMEDAHTAVVGLPHGLTDWSFFAVYDGHAGSRVANYCSGHLLEHILSGGAEFASGPSSVEGVKDGIRSGFLNIDEYMRSFSDLRQGLDRSGSTAVCVLLSPTHLYFINCGDSRAVLSRDSKVGFSTQDHKPCNPREKERIQNAGGSVMIQRVNGSLAVSRALGDYDYKCVDGKGPTEQLVSPEPEVCVLERVAEGDEFIVLACDGIWDVMSNEELCEFVHSRLLVCDDLEKVCNSVVDTCLHKGSRDNMSVVLVCFSAAPKISEEAVKKEEELDKYLETRVEELMGNCGEAGVPDLVSVLRSIASENIPNLPPGGGLASKRSVIEAVYNRLNPHREEEGSAGDLDDPW; encoded by the exons ATGGGTGCATTCCTGGACAAGCCGAAGACGGAGAAACACAGTGCCCACGGTGAGGGCAATGGGCTGCGTTACGGCCTGAGCTCCATGCAAGGCTGGAGGGTGGAAATGGAGGACGCCCACACAGCTGTGGTGGGCCTTCCCCATGGACTCACCGACTGGTCTTTCTTTGCTGTCTACGATGGCCACGCTGGCTCCCGGGTGGCCAACTACTGTTCTGGTCACCTGCTGGAGCACATCTTGTCAGGAGGGGCTGAATTTGCTTCAGGACCCAGCTCCGTGGAAGGCGTGAAAGACGGCATCCGCTCTGGCTTCCTGAACATTGACGAGTATATGCGCAGCTTCTCTGACCTGCGGCAGGGCCTGGACCGCAGCGGATCAACAGCAGTATGCGTGTTGCTCAGCCCGACCCACCTCTACTTCATTAACTGCGGTGACTCACGGGCTGTGCTTAGTCGAGACAGCAAGGTGGGCTTCTCCACCCAAGACCACAAGCCCTGCAACCCACGTGAAAAAGAGCGCATCCAGAATGCTGGCGGCTCAGTCATGATCCAGAGGGTAAACGGTTCCCTGGCTGTGTCCCGGGCTCTGGGGGACTACGACTACAAATGTGTGGATGGTAAGGGCCCCACGGAGCAGCTGGTGAGCCCCGAGCCAGAGGTATGTGTGTTGGAGCGGGTAGCCGAAGGAGACGAGTTTATAGTCCTGGCGTGCGATGGGATCTGGGATGTCATGTCCAACGAGGAGCTGTGTGAGTTTGTCCACTCACGACTTCTGGTGTGTGACGACCTTGAAAAGGTCTGTAACTCAGTGGTGGACACCTGCTTGCATAAG GGGAGCAGGGACAATATGAGTGTGGTGCTGGTGTGTTTCTCCGCGGCTCCCAAGATCTCAGAGGAGGCTGTGAAGAAGGAAGAGGAATTGGATAAATACTTGGAAACCCGTGTTGAGG AGCTTATGGGAAACTGTGGAGAGGCTGGAGTCCCTGACCTGGTATCTGTCCTAAGGAGCATTGCCTCAGAGAACATCCCCAACCTTCCCCCTGGTGGAGGCCTGGCCAGCAA gcgGAGTGTGATCGAGGCGGTGTACAATAGGCTGAACCctcacagagaagaagaaggg